A stretch of DNA from Bacillota bacterium:
GGTAGTTCGTCCAGGCTGGTACTGCGTAACCACTTCCCGAAGGTTGTCAGACGCAGCTCATCAGCCAACAGTTCACCAGAAGGCGTGCGAGCATCGCGCATCGTGCGAAACTTGTACAGGGTGAAAGGCTTGCCCCCCAGCCCTGGACGCTGTTGTCGGAACAGCACCGGTCTACCCATCGTCAACAGCACCAGCAGCGCGACCACCAGCATCACCGGCGCGAACAGGATAATCCCTGCCGCCGCCCCCACGATATCGATGACACGTTTGATTGCCTGCGACCTCACCGGGCATGTTCCTCCACCGACAAAATGCCCCGTTGCTGGAGCAAAGCCACGTACTCGTTATACCACGCCTCCCAGATGACCTCCTGCCGAAAAAGCCGCAGTACCCGCTCCCGCCCTGCTTTGCCGTGCTGTTGGCGCAACGCGGGGGAATCCAGGTAGCGACGGATAGCCTGTTCCAGTGCCTGAGCATCCCTCGGCGGTATCAGCAGACCGGTTACCTCATCTTCTACCGCGTCCACAGTGCCCGGAATACGGGTGGCTACCACTGGCAGCTCCATCGCGGCGGCTTCCAGCGGGGTGTTGGGGAAACCTTCCCGATAGGATGGCAGCACCAGCACATGCATGATGGCATAGTAGGGTGCGGCATCTGAGACCCAGCCTGTGATGTGGACGCGCGGGTCACCGGCAAAGGTTTGCTGTACCCATGCGGGCACCGGGTCCTGCTCCTCGTAATCGCCGACGAGGAGCAGATGCAGGTGAGAGTAATCCTCGCGCAGGTGCTGCCACGCGTGCGCCAGCTCCTGCATACCCTTGTCGCGCACCATTCGCCCCACAAAACCGATGACCGTCGCGTCGGGAGGTATCTGCAGCTGAGCCTGCAACCGTTCGCGCTCCACTTCGGTAAACCGTCCGGGGTGAAAGCGACGTTCGGCGTCTACCCCTTGCCCGCTGCCGTTTGCCAGTACCTTTATCCTGTCGGGAGGGCACAGCCTGTCTTCCACCGCGATGCGCCGCATCGACTCGCCCACGCACAGCACCCGATGCGCCAGTCGGCACGCTACCTTTTCGCTCCAGTGCAGCAGCAAGCGTTTGACGCCAGAAGCGGTGAGATGGGGCAGCCCGCGGATATGGTAGATGCGTACAGGGACTCTGCACATCCACGCTGCCGTCGTTCCCAGCAAGCCTCCCTTCGGCGTGTGGGCGTGCACGATATGGGGACGAAGACGGCGCAGCAGGATGACCAGCCGGTAAAGCGCGACAACGTCGCGCAGCGGGGTGATGCGACGCGGCATCTCCACCCCAAATCCCGCCACTCCCGTTTCCCGCACGAAGCGGTCGAGTAGTTCGCCGGGCGAGCAGACGACGGACGGCTCGAATCCGCGCTCGCGCAGGTCAAACAGCAAACCGCGCAGGAAGTTCAGAAAGAGGGGGGAGGTGGAGATATGTACCACGCGCACCTTCATCGCCTGTTGTTTGTCTGCAGCAGTTCGTAGTAGAGGTTCTCCCACTGTGTAACGACGCTCTCCAGACTGAACAGTTGTTCCGCGCGTTGACGCGCCAGCATGCCCATCTGTTGACGCACCTCGCCCGGCATATCCATCAGACGCAACATCGCCTCCGCAAGCGCGGTGGGGTTCTGCGGCGGCACGATGAAGCCGGTTTTCTCGTGGATAACCACCTCGGCGTTGCCGCCCACACCGGTCACCACGGCTGACAGCCCACATGCCTGCGCTTCCAGCAGCACGTTGGGAAGACCCTCCCAGCTGGAAGACATCACAAAGGCGTCGGCGGCGTTCATCAGGTTCGGCACATCGGCGCGCAGTCCCCAGAAACGCACTCGCAGTTGCAGACCCATGTCGCGCGTTAACGCATCTACTTGTCTCCGCAGCGGTCCATCCCCCACGATCCACAGAAGTGTTCCCTCTCTCACATCGGATATCCGTGCGAAGGCGCGTATCAGGGTTGGATAGTCCTTGGGCGCCTCCAGACGTCCCACCGCCAGCCATACGAAGTGGTTGTCCATTTGCGAGTCCCGACGCATCTGCTCCCGTCTTTGTCCGTCGGGGCGAAACTGCTCCACGTCTACGCCGTTATAGACCACGCGCATCTTGTGCGGCGGGACGATTCGCTCGCGGATGTATCGTTGCGCCCCCGCCTCGCAAACGTGGGTGGTCAGGTCGCAGAGGGGGTCGGTGAGACGGTACAGCCACTCACGCAGGCGTCCTCCCTCCCGGATGCTTCGCGCACTGCATACCAGCACGGGTACTGGCACAAGTAGGCGCGTGAAGCGCGTCAGGATGTTTGCGTGCACCATGTGGCTGTGTACGATAACAGGCTGCCAGTCGCGAATGATTCGCGCCAGTCGCCAGATAGGGCGCAAAGCAGGGCGTTTGTCGCGGATGCCCAGTGAGGTCACCGGGATACCCGCCTGCTCTAGCACGTCCGCATAGGCGCGCGGCGGCATGAGCGTGACCACCCGCACGTCCCAACCGCGCTGCTTCAAGCGCGTGGCAACGCGCACCAGCTGCGTCTCCGCCCCGCCGACCGCTAAGCCGGTGATGACGAAAATCAACAACTTAGACGACATATCCCGCTCGCGTCTTGTTTCTTTCGAGGCCAGATGGATTACACAGACCCGGATGCAGCCCCACAACGCACAAATATACCCAATACAAGGTGTGGAACCCCCATCGTGTCCACGAACCTTCTACCATCTGGTATGCAAACATCCCTAACAGTAATGCTACAAGCGTTCTTTGGTGCATAGTTTTTGACATGCTCATCGTCTCCTTGCCATATCGCTGCAGGAGGAGCAGGTTCATGAACGGCAACATCCAGACCACAAACAACATCATGTATCCAACTATCCCGATTTCGCTCAACACGATAAGATGTCCGTTGTGGCCAGATATCTCAAACCCTTGTACTTGCAAGATTTCCTCTTGTGACACACCAAACCCCACTCCTGTCCATACACGTTCCGTGAAAGATTGCCACAGATATGCCCATAATATGTTTCTCATATTAAGACCTGCCTCGATACGAACAGATTGCTTCAGAATACTGTCGTCGCTAAGCCGCTGGGCACCTATGATGGTTATTGCTGACACTACGAACAACAAGATGAACATATGTCTCCTCTTTGAGTGTAGCAGTAAATACAGAGAGAGCGATATGATCAACGTTGCAATACCCGCTCGTGAAAAAGTTAGAAGCAAGGCTCCCGTCAACAAGAAAGAAGAAATCACGAAAACTCTAGTTCCTATTCGTTTTGCATCGTGGAGATACACACCCAGTACAATGGCATGGCTACACCACAGAGCAAGAGTGTTTGCGTTGCCAGCGAGCGAGCTGATGCGGAAGAAAGGTGGCAACCCAATCAGCTGCTGGGATAAAGTAATCGGACCAACAGATAGCGATTGTATCAACGAGCCATCTTGCCTGGACGTCGTGCCAAAGACATACAATACCAGCCCTATTGCAGCAAGCAGCAAACCGAACGCCCATATGCCCAACGAGAGGCGGATGAAGGTTTCGGCAGGTTTAGTATCCGACCACGCTAAAAGCGCAACTAGTAGTGA
This window harbors:
- a CDS encoding glycosyltransferase family 4 protein codes for the protein MKVRVVHISTSPLFLNFLRGLLFDLRERGFEPSVVCSPGELLDRFVRETGVAGFGVEMPRRITPLRDVVALYRLVILLRRLRPHIVHAHTPKGGLLGTTAAWMCRVPVRIYHIRGLPHLTASGVKRLLLHWSEKVACRLAHRVLCVGESMRRIAVEDRLCPPDRIKVLANGSGQGVDAERRFHPGRFTEVERERLQAQLQIPPDATVIGFVGRMVRDKGMQELAHAWQHLREDYSHLHLLLVGDYEEQDPVPAWVQQTFAGDPRVHITGWVSDAAPYYAIMHVLVLPSYREGFPNTPLEAAAMELPVVATRIPGTVDAVEDEVTGLLIPPRDAQALEQAIRRYLDSPALRQQHGKAGRERVLRLFRQEVIWEAWYNEYVALLQQRGILSVEEHAR
- a CDS encoding glycosyltransferase, with translation MSSKLLIFVITGLAVGGAETQLVRVATRLKQRGWDVRVVTLMPPRAYADVLEQAGIPVTSLGIRDKRPALRPIWRLARIIRDWQPVIVHSHMVHANILTRFTRLLVPVPVLVCSARSIREGGRLREWLYRLTDPLCDLTTHVCEAGAQRYIRERIVPPHKMRVVYNGVDVEQFRPDGQRREQMRRDSQMDNHFVWLAVGRLEAPKDYPTLIRAFARISDVREGTLLWIVGDGPLRRQVDALTRDMGLQLRVRFWGLRADVPNLMNAADAFVMSSSWEGLPNVLLEAQACGLSAVVTGVGGNAEVVIHEKTGFIVPPQNPTALAEAMLRLMDMPGEVRQQMGMLARQRAEQLFSLESVVTQWENLYYELLQTNNRR
- a CDS encoding O-antigen ligase family protein, whose product is MSAGFAILIILLATAILQVKGPNMTLLIPGAPYIALALQFVVPFIAWPIRLHLGRPFWPILVVTILLLCAFLFSLLSGFWSNSPRLVAQRSLMIWVPSLLVALLAWSDTKPAETFIRLSLGIWAFGLLLAAIGLVLYVFGTTSRQDGSLIQSLSVGPITLSQQLIGLPPFFRISSLAGNANTLALWCSHAIVLGVYLHDAKRIGTRVFVISSFLLTGALLLTFSRAGIATLIISLSLYLLLHSKRRHMFILLFVVSAITIIGAQRLSDDSILKQSVRIEAGLNMRNILWAYLWQSFTERVWTGVGFGVSQEEILQVQGFEISGHNGHLIVLSEIGIVGYMMLFVVWMLPFMNLLLLQRYGKETMSMSKTMHQRTLVALLLGMFAYQMVEGSWTRWGFHTLYWVYLCVVGLHPGLCNPSGLERNKTRAGYVV